In Mongoliitalea daihaiensis, one DNA window encodes the following:
- a CDS encoding phenylalanine 4-monooxygenase — MTNKPKDWVFTDPRLQELRQDYAAYTEEDFNVWKILFDRQIVNLPEAASEAYLKGIKEIGFTADKIADFEDVNRRLEHSTGWSIQVVPGLIDDDLFFGLMNNKRFCSSTWLRKMEQLDYLEEPDMFHDAFAHMPLLTNQHYVDFLEDLSGIALKHIENKWAIELLSRIYWFTIEFGLIRENGQLRIYGAGILSSAGETKYSLSSEPAHYEYDVRKIMNTPYWKDKFQDKYFIIESYEQLYQSLSEIEAVLEEMVTEEAK, encoded by the coding sequence ATGACGAATAAACCCAAAGACTGGGTCTTTACCGACCCTCGACTACAAGAGTTAAGGCAAGATTATGCAGCGTATACAGAAGAGGATTTTAATGTATGGAAGATTCTATTCGATAGGCAAATTGTCAATCTACCGGAAGCCGCCTCCGAAGCCTACCTTAAGGGGATAAAAGAAATCGGATTCACTGCCGATAAAATAGCGGACTTTGAGGATGTTAACAGAAGATTAGAACATTCTACGGGTTGGTCAATTCAGGTAGTTCCAGGCTTGATTGATGATGATTTATTCTTTGGCCTGATGAACAACAAGCGTTTTTGTTCCTCTACCTGGCTAAGAAAAATGGAGCAATTGGACTATTTGGAAGAACCTGATATGTTCCATGATGCGTTCGCACATATGCCCTTGCTCACGAATCAGCACTATGTTGATTTCTTAGAGGATTTAAGTGGCATTGCTCTCAAGCACATCGAAAATAAGTGGGCTATTGAATTACTATCCAGAATCTATTGGTTCACTATTGAGTTTGGATTGATACGCGAAAATGGTCAATTGAGAATCTATGGAGCAGGAATTTTGAGTTCAGCTGGAGAAACCAAGTACAGTTTGTCTTCGGAGCCTGCGCATTATGAATACGATGTAAGGAAAATTATGAATACACCTTACTGGAAGGATAAATTTCAGGATAAGTATTTCATTATTGAAAGCTACGAGCAATTGTATCAGTCTCTTTCTGAAATAGAGGCGGTCTTGGAAGAAATGGTCACAGAAGAAGCGAAGTAG